A genome region from Hoplias malabaricus isolate fHopMal1 chromosome 8, fHopMal1.hap1, whole genome shotgun sequence includes the following:
- the LOC136705038 gene encoding catenin alpha-2 — translation MVLAGDGLIQTCSIEQVVAPIATHLCYLKLLSENEEWSEQFTQLETAAYAVAKTSKNMALIASRAIVESDDGVMKMEMSPLLESLKLSSQHVILAAQKLSIQPDNPEHREELIEATQNVLLGVVKVLLVEDDATLRKITAAAHWLLESLTQVGAATNIRSLLKMFQVYSKAMQLLHNLVMERIPDLRDCRQQEHLKACMETLKRCISMLHTAMYTTIKHPTSEEAQDAKKYILHQVATTVNDIIITLKTNSGHMTTGSCGYYTEKRKELLRLLSNPDFTLLKESKFDILLRDLVFHSMAVANTSRRENHSSVNANCQLVLQLWSEVSQQTKFSLNKQKSKEYEENLLVSLMKQIHKLDDAVVKASLYQVMDSFLITSCPLDHLVNTIHYISENESDSDLKLDTIQPLSEVFIAHADKMAEVASFISALANDEKSLEGVENSRVCLMRLKDEVTPLLLELGGDSVQYQGALHKLINVQLRWLEEKEQLLNAFSNVINVKAYIHLAVQEMKCDMDNCIKAHKEQDSVLVSRCISSFIGRVSQVVKFVRRHVDKSDDPIYRNGLLVLVKQAEYSVAEVTGYTSDIFNTFFDEEEFSSLVDRLTVSIKNTNILCEGLDGLQHPHLLSPLREGARQSAISSPVPAITDLQMSTNDQAISEDLLGGDENLKMKMKFQNKLSEDPEPAKVYQAENTEVLMEPTLILDSKPVQTPQSIDLLPLLCEVVRMTKGKDVEALNTACTEIIELSSCYIQATKEAAGIVDTTCIQEMESLRSELVALTPQLVQTAQETVMNSAKSTDNVFRHSTQFSDLIKNTRKIMLPTLPSW, via the exons ATGGTGCTGGCAGGGGACGGCTTGATACAAACTTGCTCAATAGAGCAGGTTGTGGCCCCCATTGCCACTCACCTGTGTTATCTCAAGTTGCTGTCAGAGAATGAGGAGTGGTCAGAACAATTTACTCAGCTGGAGACTGCTGCATATGCTGTGGCCAAGACTTCCAAAAACATGGCTCTGATAGCATCAAG AGCGATAGTAGAGTCAGATGATGGTGTCATGAAGATGGAAATGAGTCCATTGCTGGAATCCCTaaaactgtcaagtcagcatgTGATTCTAGCTGCCCAAAAACTCAGTATACAGCCAGATAATCCAGAACACAGAGAAGAACTTATTGAAGCCACTCAAAATGTCCTTCTAGGAGTTGTGAAG GTTCTTTTGGTGGAGGATGATGCAACATTAAGAAAGATAACTGCAGCTGCTCATTGGCTCCTGGAAAGCCTGACTCAAGTAGGAGCTGCTACAAATATACGATCACTACTAAAGATGTTTCAGGTATACTCCAAGGCAATGCAATTACTTCACAACTTGGTGATGGAGAGGATACCAGACCTACGCGACTGCAGGCAACAAGAGCATTTGAAAGCCTGTATGGAAACTCTGAAAAGATGCATCTCAATGCTCCACACTGCCATGTACACAACAATCAAACATCCAACCAGTGAGGAGGCTCAAGATGCAAAGAAATACATCCTCCATCAAGTTGCCACCACTGTAAATGACATCATAATCACACTCAAAACCAACTCTGGACACATGACCACAGGCTCGTGTGGATATTACACTGAAAAGAGGAAAGAGTTATTAAGATTGTTGTCCAACCCAGATTTCACTTTGCTTAAAGAAAGCAAATTTGACATATTACTCCGAGATCTGGTTTTCCACAGCATGGCTGTTGCTAACACTTCTCGTAGAGAAAATCATTCCAGTGTAAATGCAAACTGTCAACTTGTGCTCCAGCTGTGGTCAGAGGTGTCACAGCAGACAAAATTTTCCTTGAATAAGCAGAAATCAAAAGAATATGAAGAGAACTTGCTTGTGTCTTTAATGAAACAAATTCACAAGCTCGATGATGCAGTAGTAAAAGCAAGTCTATACCAGGTAATGGACTCTTTTTTAATCACTTCATGTCCTCTTGACCATTTGGTAAATACTATACATTATATTTCAGAAAATGAGTCAGATTCTGATTTGAAACTGGATACCATTCAACCTCTATCTGAAGTTTTCATAGCTCATGCAGACAAGATGGCTGAAGTAGCAAGCTTCATCTCAGCTTTAGCAAATGATGAGAAAAGTCTTGAGGGTGTGGAGAACTCCAGAGTTTGCCTTATGCGTCTCAAAGATGAAGTCACACCACTTTTGCTGGAGCTTGGAGGAGACTCAGTCCAGTACCAGGGAGCTCTGCATAAACTGATAAATGTCCAGCTGAGGTGGCTGGAAGAAAAAGAGCAACTCTTAAATGCATTTAGCAATGTCATTAATGTGAAGGCGTATATTCATCTTGCTGTTCAGGAGATGAAGTGTGACATGGACAACTGCATAAAGGCACATAAAGAGCAGGATTCTGTTCTAGTCAGCAGATGTATAAGCTCTTTCATTGGCCGGGTGAGTCAAGTAGTCAAGTTTGTAAGAAGACATGTTGATAAAAGTGATGACCCAATCTATCGTAATGGGTTGCTTGTACTGGTAAAGCAAGCTGAATATTCTGTTGCTGAAGTAACAGGGTATACATCAGatatttttaacactttttttgaTGAGGAAGAGTTCTCGTCACTGGTTGACAGATTAACAGTGTCCATTAAGAACACTAACATTTTATGCGAAGGTTTAGATGGTCTACAGCATCCACATCTGCTAAGCCCATTGCGGGAAGGAGCACGGCAGTCTGCCATTAGTTCCCCAGTCCCTGCCATTACAGATCTTCAGATGTCAACAAATGATCAGGCCATTTCAGAGGATCTTCTTGGTGGTGATGAaaacttgaaaatgaaaatgaagttCCAAAACAAACTTTCAGAAGATCCTGAACCAGCCAAAGTGTATCAGGCTGAGAATACGGAAGTGTTAATGGAGCCAACACTCATATTGGATTCCAAACCTGTCCAGACACCTCAAAGTATTGACTTGTTGCCCCTTTTGTGTGAAGTTGTTCGCATGACCAAAGGTAAAGATGTTGAAGCTCTAAACACAGCATGCACTGAGATTATAGAACTTTCCAGTTGCTATATCCAGGCAACAAAAGAGGCAGCCGGTATTGTAGACACAACTTGTATTCAAGAAATGGAAAGTCTTCGGTCAGAGCTAGTTGCTCTCACACCTCAGCTTGTTCAGACAGCACAGGAAACAGTCATGAACTCTGCCAAAAGCACAGATAACGTCTTTAGACACAGCACTCAATTTTCTGACCTCATCAAAAATACACGCAAGATCATGTTGCCT ACACTGCCCAGCTGGTAA